The Erpetoichthys calabaricus chromosome 5, fErpCal1.3, whole genome shotgun sequence genome has a segment encoding these proteins:
- the LOC114652090 gene encoding amphiregulin — MLCTLTCPAAKYFLISSDWLPSSTFKAVELNRKSSVTKGSQRVRERAKDFSNTFRKRCSTKMKVLICLYFLCLVCFHSVISLKLENSNNEGFGMTTVDYELSGTDVTASSGDGNVGDEEEGSGDEGDGTILDSDKTVKVQPVVKPKDTNVEGRKKHKDKRKNKPPRKPKTPRIPRTKKPSKMKMDPCSTTHVDYCIYGQCTHIEDINETTCICNMGYHGERCAWQLLKTGSNDSISDIHQIVLVAIAVVLSAVSFSAVLIIFIIHCRSQKKFKETFQGAAEEKVKLQQENSASHIVLWKFQETRQDWIK, encoded by the exons ATGTTATGTACACTAACATGCCCCGCAGCTAAATACTTCCTGATCTCTTCTGATTGGCTGCCTTCATCTACCTTTAAAGCTGTAGAATTGAATCGGAAGTCTAGTGTTACAAAGGGCAGCCAACGAGTAAGGGAGAGAGCAAAGGATTTCTCCAACACATTTCGCAAAAGGTGCTCAACTAAAATGAAGGTTCTCATCTGCTTGTACTTTCTATGTCTGG TTTGTTTTCACAGTGTTATCAGCCTTAAATTGGAGAACAGCAATAATGAAGGCTTTGGTATGACAACTGTGGATTATGAACTGAGTGGCACTGATGTTACTGCTTCATCGGGAGACGGTAATGTTGGTGATGAAGAGGAAGGTTCAGGAGATGAAGGAGATGGCACAATACTGGATTCAGATAAAACTGTAAAAG TTCAACCTGTTGTTAAACCCAAAGATACAAATGTAGAGGGACGAAAAAAGCATaaagacaaaaggaaaaataaacccCCACGAAAACCAAAAACACCCAGAATACCCAGGACAAAAAAgccttcaaaaatgaaaatggatcCATGCAGTACAACTCAtgtggattactgtatttatggaCAATGCACACATATCGAAGACATTAATGAAACAACTTGCAT ATGCAACATGGGATATCATGGTGAGCGTTGTGCTTGGCAACTCCTGAAGACTGGAAGCAATGACAGTATTTCTGATATTCACCAAATAGTATTAGTAGCAATAGCTGTGGTGCTCTCAGCAGTCAGCTTCTCTGCTGTCCTGATTATATTTATTATCCA ttgCAGGTCacagaaaaaatttaaagaaacatttcagGGAGCagctgaagagaaagtgaaactGCAGCAAGAAAATTCAGCAAGTCACATAGTTCTCTGGAAATTTCAAG aaacAAGACAAGACTGGATTAAATAG